The proteins below are encoded in one region of Pseudanabaena sp. BC1403:
- the pds gene encoding 15-cis-phytoene desaturase, with amino-acid sequence MRVAIAGGGLAGLSCAKYLIDLGHQPILLERNDVLGGLVAAWKDKDGDWIETGLHNFFGAYPNMLQLMGELGILDRLQWKRHALIFNQPEKPGVLSWFDVPDLPAPFNIIISILRNNDMLSWNQKIRFAIGLIPAIVRGDKYVASMDKYTFSEWLEMHGIGKDITTDIFIAVCKSLKFIDPDVISATIPLRALNKFLQQKEGSRIAYLDGAPPERLCKPIADYVIDRGGEVHTSAGLKQIVLDADGNVEKIIIRGINGAPNQEIIADAYVSAMSVDVMKDFMPIAWQSMPFFQQLNHLEGVPVISVQLWFDRKLTDIDHTLFSRSPLLSVYSDMSNSCKEYADPDKSMLELVFAPAADWIDRPNSEIIDATLNELAKLFPQHLPSPAKVLKSHVVKTPRSIYTAIPDREKFRPTQATPIANFFLSGSYTAQPFFGSMEGAVLSGKLTAQEIHKASQSSGNKVLGRTSNENQSNPSVVSA; translated from the coding sequence ATGCGGGTTGCGATCGCTGGAGGAGGGTTAGCAGGGTTATCCTGTGCCAAATACTTAATCGATTTGGGACATCAGCCGATTTTGCTAGAGCGCAATGATGTTCTTGGCGGCTTAGTTGCAGCTTGGAAAGATAAAGATGGAGACTGGATCGAAACAGGGCTACATAACTTTTTCGGAGCTTATCCAAATATGTTGCAGCTTATGGGGGAACTAGGCATTTTAGACCGTCTGCAATGGAAACGCCACGCTTTAATTTTTAACCAGCCTGAAAAGCCAGGAGTCCTTTCATGGTTTGATGTCCCTGACCTTCCAGCGCCTTTCAACATTATCATCTCGATTCTGCGCAACAACGACATGCTCAGTTGGAATCAAAAAATACGATTTGCGATCGGCTTGATTCCTGCGATCGTCCGTGGTGACAAATATGTAGCGTCCATGGATAAATATACGTTTAGCGAATGGCTAGAAATGCATGGTATTGGTAAAGACATCACTACTGACATCTTCATTGCTGTTTGCAAATCTCTTAAATTTATCGACCCAGATGTCATCTCAGCCACAATTCCCCTACGCGCTCTAAATAAGTTTCTGCAACAAAAAGAAGGTTCACGAATTGCTTATTTAGATGGCGCACCACCTGAGCGCCTCTGTAAACCGATCGCTGATTATGTAATTGATCGTGGGGGCGAAGTGCATACTAGCGCAGGACTAAAACAGATTGTGCTGGACGCAGACGGAAATGTCGAGAAAATCATAATTCGAGGAATTAACGGCGCACCAAATCAAGAAATCATTGCCGATGCTTATGTGTCAGCAATGTCTGTAGATGTAATGAAAGACTTCATGCCGATCGCTTGGCAATCGATGCCGTTTTTTCAACAACTAAATCATTTAGAAGGTGTGCCCGTAATCAGCGTCCAACTCTGGTTTGATCGCAAGCTTACAGATATTGATCACACCTTGTTTTCGCGATCGCCACTCCTCAGCGTTTATTCTGATATGAGCAACTCCTGCAAAGAGTATGCAGATCCAGACAAGTCAATGCTGGAATTGGTTTTTGCTCCTGCTGCTGATTGGATTGATCGCCCCAATAGTGAAATTATTGATGCAACCTTAAATGAACTAGCAAAACTGTTTCCTCAGCATTTACCAAGTCCAGCTAAAGTCCTAAAATCCCATGTAGTTAAGACTCCAAGATCGATCTATACTGCAATTCCTGACCGCGAAAAATTTCGCCCTACCCAAGCAACACCCATTGCTAATTTCTTTCTATCAGGTAGCTATACAGCGCAACCATTTTTTGGCAGTATGGAAGGGGCTGTACTTTCTGGTAAGCTAACAGCACAGGAAATCCACAAAGCAAGTCAATCTTCTGGAAATAAAGTCCTTGGTCGAACCTCTAACGAAAACCAGTCAAATCCATCTGTCGTCAGTGCCTAA
- the menA gene encoding 2-carboxy-1,4-naphthoquinone phytyltransferase, with protein sequence MVKSLIDSPEISPTPSRKLWMAAIKFPMYSVAIVPIATGTAVAYRDTGAINWIVFWEFLISAVLILVWENLCNDVFDAETGIDINKAHSVVNLTGKKNLIFAIANICLLLGISGVLAISWLQQDVVVVSAIALCCFLGYIYQGPPFRLGYQGWGEVLCFFAFGPLGVSAAYYSQTKSWSIGSIAAAIIVGIITSLILFCSHFNQVDDDLAAGKRSPVVRLGTKRAAQLLPWVCSVIYAITVIAIVLNFFPIWTAIVLISLPIAWKLCSFISANHERAELLLNYRFIAVALHFVVGSCLSISLIL encoded by the coding sequence ATGGTAAAAAGTCTCATTGATTCTCCTGAGATATCCCCCACTCCATCTCGAAAATTATGGATGGCAGCAATTAAGTTTCCAATGTATAGCGTGGCGATCGTCCCGATCGCTACGGGTACTGCTGTTGCTTATCGCGATACAGGAGCAATTAACTGGATTGTGTTTTGGGAATTTCTGATTTCCGCAGTTTTGATTTTAGTCTGGGAAAATCTCTGCAATGACGTGTTTGATGCCGAAACAGGTATCGATATCAATAAAGCTCATTCAGTTGTTAACTTGACAGGCAAGAAGAACTTAATATTTGCGATCGCAAATATTTGTTTACTCCTCGGTATCAGTGGCGTATTAGCGATTTCTTGGCTACAGCAAGATGTCGTTGTCGTTAGTGCGATCGCGCTTTGTTGTTTTCTTGGCTATATTTACCAAGGTCCCCCTTTTCGGTTGGGATATCAGGGATGGGGAGAAGTTTTATGCTTTTTTGCCTTTGGCCCGTTAGGAGTATCGGCAGCCTATTACAGTCAAACTAAATCTTGGTCAATCGGCTCAATTGCGGCGGCGATCATTGTCGGGATTATTACTAGTCTGATTTTATTTTGTTCACATTTCAATCAAGTTGACGATGATCTTGCCGCAGGTAAGCGATCTCCTGTTGTGCGTTTGGGGACTAAGCGAGCAGCACAGCTTTTACCTTGGGTTTGTAGTGTCATTTATGCCATTACGGTTATTGCGATCGTGCTAAACTTTTTCCCAATCTGGACTGCGATCGTGCTGATTAGCTTACCAATTGCATGGAAATTATGCTCATTTATCAGCGCAAACCATGAACGCGCCGAACTTTTACTCAACTATCGATTTATCGCTGTTGCCCTGCATTTTGTCGTTGGTTCATGCCTTAGTATCAGCTTGATTTTATGA
- a CDS encoding glycosyltransferase family 4 protein has protein sequence MILPNRIYHCSASTAIAGGGVKTYVDGLYVAMPDAFGAEIIANPSDYDQSNFKLLHIHETNAIAQINNSCPVVFTAHNHDVYCASGTKYLPASKSSCDRLLNSWGCAWGHFVDGCGSRRPAKILANIERASTELNALKKLGILTIANSDYVRSQLIANGLPESQVVTLRCGIAATSYNHEPLTRTVHAQKRILFAGRIVPDKGLDWLLKTIPILDPDIHLDIAGEGWAMPQVRQLAEDLQICDRITWHGWCKKEKLEDLYHQSFAVIFPSVWPEPAGLVTLESYVRFRPVIASAVGGIPEHIQDGKTGILVTLNNIEQLATAIMDLSNNFDKAREIGIAGNALFHSEFTLAIHAQRLSKIYDLAISKFHES, from the coding sequence ATGATTTTGCCGAATAGAATTTATCATTGCTCAGCTAGTACGGCGATCGCTGGTGGTGGAGTTAAAACCTATGTTGATGGTTTGTATGTGGCAATGCCAGATGCATTTGGTGCAGAGATCATTGCTAATCCTAGTGATTATGACCAAAGTAATTTCAAATTGCTGCATATCCATGAAACTAATGCGATCGCTCAGATAAATAATTCCTGTCCTGTCGTTTTTACTGCACATAATCATGATGTTTACTGCGCCAGTGGAACTAAATATCTGCCAGCTAGTAAATCTAGCTGCGATCGCCTATTAAATAGTTGGGGTTGTGCTTGGGGGCATTTTGTCGATGGATGTGGCAGTCGTCGCCCTGCAAAGATCCTTGCAAACATAGAACGTGCAAGTACCGAATTAAATGCTCTAAAAAAACTCGGTATTTTGACGATCGCTAATAGTGATTATGTGCGATCGCAGTTAATTGCCAATGGATTACCAGAATCGCAAGTGGTAACTTTACGTTGTGGTATTGCAGCAACTTCCTATAACCATGAACCATTAACCAGAACCGTCCATGCTCAAAAACGGATTCTTTTTGCAGGCAGAATAGTGCCAGATAAGGGATTAGATTGGTTACTAAAAACGATACCTATACTAGATCCTGACATTCATCTTGACATTGCAGGTGAAGGGTGGGCTATGCCTCAAGTTCGTCAGCTAGCGGAGGATTTACAAATTTGCGATCGCATTACTTGGCACGGCTGGTGTAAAAAAGAAAAGTTAGAGGATCTTTACCATCAAAGTTTTGCCGTGATTTTCCCTAGTGTATGGCCCGAACCTGCGGGTTTAGTGACGTTAGAATCATACGTAAGATTTCGACCTGTGATTGCTAGCGCTGTTGGGGGAATTCCTGAACATATACAGGATGGGAAAACTGGAATTTTAGTTACTCTAAATAATATTGAACAGTTGGCAACAGCGATTATGGACTTGTCAAATAATTTTGATAAAGCTCGTGAGATTGGTATAGCTGGCAATGCTTTGTTTCATTCAGAGTTTACTCTTGCTATACATGCTCAAAGACTGTCAAAAATTTATGACTTGGCGATCTCCAAATTTCATGAATCATAA
- the rpaB gene encoding response regulator transcription factor RpaB, with protein sequence MENHKEKILVVDDEASIRRILETRLSMIGYEVVTAADGEEAIEVFHKENPDLVVLDVMMPKLDGYGVCQELRKESDIPIIMLTALGDVADRITGLELGADDYVVKPFSPKELEARIRSVLRRFDRNGTSGIPSSGVIHINTIKIDTNKRQVYKSDERIRLTGMEFSLLELLVGRSGEAFSRAEILQEVWGYTPERHVDTRVVDVHISRLRAKLEEDPSNPELILTARGTGYLFQRIIDGSESKQA encoded by the coding sequence TTGGAAAACCATAAGGAAAAAATTCTAGTTGTAGACGACGAAGCTAGTATTCGTCGAATTTTGGAGACACGTCTGTCGATGATCGGTTACGAGGTCGTCACCGCCGCAGATGGCGAAGAAGCGATCGAAGTTTTTCATAAAGAGAATCCCGATTTGGTGGTTCTTGATGTCATGATGCCAAAGCTCGACGGTTACGGGGTATGTCAAGAGCTTCGCAAAGAATCTGATATTCCAATTATCATGCTGACAGCGTTAGGCGATGTCGCCGATCGCATTACAGGGCTTGAATTAGGTGCAGATGATTACGTTGTTAAGCCTTTTTCGCCAAAGGAACTAGAAGCTCGAATTCGTTCAGTGTTGCGACGCTTTGATCGTAATGGCACCTCAGGCATCCCTAGTTCTGGGGTGATTCATATCAATACGATCAAGATTGATACCAACAAGCGCCAAGTCTATAAGTCCGATGAGCGTATTCGCTTAACGGGTATGGAGTTTAGTTTGTTAGAGCTATTAGTCGGGCGATCAGGTGAAGCTTTCTCAAGAGCCGAAATCTTACAAGAGGTTTGGGGTTACACACCAGAGCGCCATGTGGATACTCGCGTAGTCGATGTTCATATTTCGCGCCTACGTGCAAAGCTAGAAGAAGATCCTAGTAACCCTGAGTTAATCTTGACAGCGCGTGGCACAGGCTACCTATTCCAGCGCATCATTGATGGCTCAGAATCTAAACAAGCTTAG